From the Streptomyces sp. SN-593 genome, the window TCGGGTCGACTGATGCGGGATAATGGCCGAGAACCAATGTGTTCGAGTCCGAGCTGGTTTCAGGAAGGGGAACGAGCATGGCGGCCATGAAGCCGCGGACGGGTGACGGCCCGCTCGAGGTGACCAAGGAGGGGCGGAGCATCATCATGCGCGTTCCGCTGGAGGGTGGCGGGCGGCTTGTCGTCGAGCTGACCCCGGACGAGGCGGACGCCCTGGGCGACGCGCTGAAGAAGGCCATCGTCTGAGACCAGCGGTCCGAAACCACCACGGCCACGTACGTCGATCCGCGTACGTGGCCGTGCGCCTTTTCCGGGGCGGGCGTCAGGCGCGGCGCACCGCGCACAGCAGTCCGTCGTCGGTGGGCAGCAGCACCGGGGCCAGCCGCGGGCTGTCGCGTACCGCGCGCATCAGCTCGCGCAAGTGCACGGACTCCGCGTCCTGGTGGGCGGCGTCCAGCGCGCGGCCCTGGGCGAAGGTCCCCTCGAAGCAGAGCACGCCGCCCGGGCGCAGCAGCCGCAGCGACTCGTCGAGGTAGGCCAGGCACTCCAGCCGGTCGGCGTCGCAGAAGACCAGGTCGTAACCGCCGTCGGTGAGCCGGGGCAGCACGTCGAGGGCGCGGCCGCAGATGAAGCGGGCCCGGTTCGCCGCGATCCCGGCCTCGCGGTACGCCTGGCGGGCGAGCTGCTGCCGGTCGGGCTCGGAGTCCACGGTCGTCAGCACCCCGTCGGGCCGCATGCCGCGCATCAGGTGGATACCGGAGACGCCGGCGCCGGTGCCGATCTCCACCACGGCTTTCGCGTCGCAGGCGCCGGCGAGCAGCCGCAGGGCCGCGCCGGTGCCGGGGGAGACCGCGCGCAGCGCGGCCGCGTGCGAGCGGGCGCGCGCGTCGACCAGGGCGTCGTCCTCGGCCACGAACGCGTCCGCGAACGCCCAGCTCGCCTGCCGGTTGCCGATGATGGCCGCTCCCCTTGTCCGGTGTTCTCCTTGCAATTGCGCCGACCGGGCGACTGTATCCGCTGCCGACGGGAACCTGCTGATGGGACCGGGCGTTAGACAGCACGGGTGGCAACAGCCCCCGGCGGGGACGGAGCACAAGCCCCCTTCCCGCTTCGGCAGCAGCGCACTTATCCGGAACTAACGGGCGAGGTGGATATGGTAGGGGCTCTACTGGAGACCACCAGAGCCGACAGGGGAGGTGCGGCTGTGACCGGTGACCGGGGAATGCTCGACCGCTTCCGCAAGTCCACCGGACAGCCCAAATCCGTGACCGACACCGCTGATGACAGTTCACGCACGACCGACTCCGCGACCGCGACCGCGACGTTCGCCACCGACGGAGACGGCCCGACGTGGACGCCTCCTTCCTGGGAGGAGATCGTCAGCACGCACAGTGCCCGGGTGTACCGGCTGGCCTACCGCCTGACCGGGAACCAGCACGACGCGGAGGACCTCACCCAGGAGGTCTTCGTGCGGGTCTTCCGCTCCCTGTCCACCTACACGCCCGGCACCTTCGAGGGCTGGCTGCACCGCATCACCACGAACCTCTTCCTGGACATGGTGCGGCGCCGCCAGCGCATCCGTTTCGACGCCCTCGGCGACGACGCGGCGGAGCGGCTGCCCAGCCGCGAGCCGTCCCCGGCGCAGCACTTCAGCGACACCCACTTCGACGCGGACGTCCAGCAGGCGCTGGACACCCTCGCGCCGGAGTTCCGTGCCGCCGTGGTGCTCTGCGACATCGAGGGGCTGTCGTACGAGGAGATCGCCGCGACGCTCGGGGTGAAGCTGGGCACCGTGCGGAGCCGCATCCACCGCGGCCGCTCGCACCTGCGCAAGGCTCTGGAGCACCGGGCGCCCGGAGCGCGCCCGGCGCCCGCACTCGCTGCCACCGCACCCAAACCCCTGGAGGGCGGCAGAGCGTGAGCAGCAGCGGTTCAGGCGAGCAGCACCGTCCCCAACGTCCTGCACCCGCCGAGCAGCACCTCGGTGACCGACTCGCCGCCTTCGTCGACGGCGAACTCTCGGACGACAGCCGGGACCGGGTGATGGCCCATCTCGCGACATGCGCACAGTGTAAGACCGCTGCTGCCGAGCAGCGGCGGCTCAAGAGCGTGATCGCCGGCTCGGAGCTGCCGGCCATCTCGGCCGGCCTGCTGGCGCGCCTCCAGGGCCTGCCGGCGATGGACGGCGAGGACGGACCGGGCGGCCCGACCCGCCCCCGGGGCCTGTCGGCCGACGAGGCGGGCGGCCCCGGCCACCGCCGCGGCCCGTTCGACGGCGGCTTCTTCGGTTCGCGGCCCCCGGTGCCCGATCCGGTGCTCTCCGACCCGGGCGGTCCGGACGCCGACCGTTCCGGCTCGGGCCTGGCCCGGTCCGGGGGCGCGCGGCGCGAGGAGTACTCCTTCCTCGGCCCGGCCGCCGACCTGGTGCCCGCCGGTGACGGCCGCGGCCGCGGCTTCCGGGTCCACGACAGCACCTCCCGCGGGCGCCGGTTCGCCTTCGCCGCCGCCGGCGCCTTCTCGATGGCGGCGATCGCCATCGGCAGCGCGCTGCCGATGGAGGCGTCGATGGACGGCGGTGCCCGACCCGACGACGGCCCCGCGGTCAGCCCGCTCAGCGCCGGCCAGGTCTCCGACACCCGCGGGAGCATCCCGCGCGGGGTGCTCGGCGCGGAGCGCGAGGAGCAGCAGCGGCGCGGGCGGACGGTGCTCGCCTCCGCCACGTCCGTCCCGTTGATAGCGCCGGTCCAGCAGGCGTCGGACCACTCGTTCCCGTTGCGCTGAGCGGTGGTCCGGCACCCGGGCCCGGCCGGTGCCGGCCCGGGGTTCCGCCAGGCGGCGGCATAGTGTTGGCCACAGCCACTCCCGTATCGCCTGCTCGGGCAGGTACCGTGAATTCCGCCGGTCCCCGCCCACGCCGGCCGTGGACGTCACAAGGAGCTGCAAGGTGTTCTTCGACATAGGCCCGCTGGAGCTGGTCGCGCTCGTCGTCCTTGCGGTGCTCGTCTTCGGTCCGGACAAGCTGCCCAAGCTCATCCAGGACGCCATGGCGTTCATCCGGAAGGTGCGGGAGTTCTCCGACAGCGCCAAGGAGGACATCCGCCGCGAGCTGGGTCCGGAGTTCAAGGACTTCGAGTTCGAGGACCTCAACCCGAAGACCTTCATCCGCAAGAACCTGATCAACAGCGAGAACGACGAGTACGGACTCGGCGAGCTGAAGGACCTCGGCAAGAGCCTCGACCTGCGCAAGGACCTCGACGTCACCGACCTGCGCAAGGACATGGCGGAGGTCACCGACGCGGTCAACGGGGTGAAGACGGGCGTCAACGGCTCGTCCGCCGCGTCAGCCTCCTCGGCGGCGTCCGCCGGGTCGGGTGCCGCCGGGGCCGGGGCCGCGGAATCCGGTGGCACCCCGGACCGGCTGAGGAAGCCGGGAGCCGAGGAGCCGCCGCCGTTTGACACCGACGCGACCTGACCGGCGCCGCGTCAACCCGAATCCGCAATTTCACCCGATTGCATGGCCGTTGTCCGTGTGTTCGGCGTCACCCCGCGCCGTTTCGCGTCCCGAAACCGCCCATGGTCGGGCAAGATGACATGTCGCCCAGGAGGGCGGTCATCGAGGAGGCGCGACCCATATGGAGACGAAGACCGGCACGCGACAGGGGGCGGTCGAGGGCTACCTGTCGGCCGACTTCCCCTGGTACGGGCTGGACCAGGCGTTCACCGGGCCCCGGTGGCTCGGCCAGCTCGGCGCCGGCGCGGACGGGACCGTCGAACACGGGGCGATCGGACACGGCGACGAGCCCTCGCTCAAGGCCGAGGCCGCCGACCCCGAGGGGCAGAAGTTCGCGGTCGTGGTGACCGTCGCCGAGCGCCCGCTGCGGCGCAGCGCGGACGGCACCGGCGTCATGGAGGCCACGTCGGTCTCCTCCGCGGCCTGGCTGGCCGGCTCGGGGCTGCTGTCGGCGACCTGGCCCACCCGGATGGACCGCGCGCTGCGGCAGGACTGGCTCGACCAGCAGATCTCGGCGGCGTGGGAGCTCGCGGACGAGCTGACCGGGGCCGGCTGGTCCTCGCTCACCCTTCCGGTCGACGGGGTGCCGACCGCCTTCCACTACCGCGAGTCGGAGTACGGCTGGGTGATGGCCGGGTCGGCCTCCGGGGTGCACCTCGGCGCCTACGGCCGCAACCTCTCCGCCTACGGCCTGGCCCTGGCGGCCGTCCCCGACCTCTCGGCGTACGCGGGATAGCGGCAACGGCCCGGGTCGGGTACCCCGATCTGCCCGGGTACCCCGATCTTCCGGGGTTCCCCGGGGCCGGCGGGACCGACCCCGGGGAGACCGGTCAGAACTTGTTGCGGGGGGTGATCCCGAGGGACATCCCCGCCAGCCCGCGCGAGCGGTTCGTGAGCTTGCCGGCGATGCCCCGCAGCGCCGCGCCCGCCGGGGAGTCGGGCGCCGCGAGCGTCACCGGCGTGCCGTCGTCGCCGCCCTCCCGCAGCCGCACGTCGATCGGGATGCGGCCGAGCACGGGCACCGTCGTCCCGGTGGTGCGGGACAGCCCCTCGGCCACCCGGTCACCGCCGCCGGTGCCGAACACCTCGACGACCTCGTCGCAGTGCGGGCACGGCATGCCCGCCATGTTCTCCACGACGCCGACGATCTTCTGGTGGGTCTGCACGGCGATCGACCCGGCCCGCTCGGCGACCTCCGCCGCCGCCTGCTGCGGGGTGGTCACCACCAGGATCTCCGCGTTCGGCATGAGCTGCGCGACCGAGATCGCGATGTCGCCGGTGCCGGGCGGCAGGTCCAGCAGCAGGACGTCGAGGTCGCCCCAGTACACGTCCGCGAGGAACTGCTGGAGCGCGCGGTGCAGCATCGGCCCGCGCCACACCACCGGCGCGTTGCCCGGGGTGAACATGCCGATCGAGATGACCTTCACGCCGTTCGCCGACGGCGGCATGATCATGTTCTCGACCTGGGTGGGGCGGCCCTCCGCGCCGAGCATCCGCGGCACGCTGTGCCCGTAGATGTCCGCGTCGACCACGCCGACCTTCAGGCCGTCGGCGGCCATCGCGGCCGCGAGGTTGACCGTCACCGACGACTTGCCGACGCCGCCCTTGCCGGAGGCGACCGCGTAGACCCGGGTCAGCGAGCCGGGCTGGGCGAAGGGGATCTCCTTCTCGGCCTGGCCGCCGCGCAGCGAGGCCGCCAGCTCCCGGCGCTGCTCGTCGCTCATCACGTCCAGCTCGACCCGTACCGAGGTCACCCCGGCCACGCCCTCGACGGCGGCGGTGACCCGGCCGCTGATCTCGTCCCGCATCGGGCAGCCGGACACGGTGAGGTAGACGGTGACGGCGACGGAGCCGTCGTCGGCGATGTCCACGGATTTCACCATGCCGAGCTCGGTGATCGGCTTGTGGATCTCCGGGTCGTCAACGGTCGCCAGGGCGGCGCGTACGGCGTCGTCGGTGGGGGTGCCGGTCGGAGTCGAACCGTGCAGAGCGGTAGCCATACGCACGAGGATACGGCGGACCGGAGCGGCCCTTCAGCGGCCCCGGCCGTCGCCTTCGTCACGGGTCGGCCGCTGCCGGTCGGCGCCCTGTCGGCCGGTGCCGTGCCGGTCGGCGCCCTGCCGGCCGGTGCCGTGCCGCTCGGTGCCGTGCCGTTCGGATTCCTGGCGCCGCTCCTCGATCTCCTTGACCAGGTCCTGCAGCTCCGAGCGGATCCAGTCCCGGGTGGCGACCTCGCCCAGGCCCATCCGCAGCGCGGCCACCTCGCGGGTCAGGTACTCGGTGTCGGCGATGCTCCGCTCGTTCTGCTTGCGGTCCTGTTCGAGGTTCACCCGGTCCCGGTCGTCCTGCCGGTTCTGCGCGAGCAGGATCAGCGGCGCCGCGTAGGAGGCCTGGAGCGAGAGCATCAGGGTCAGGAAGATGAACGGGTAGTGGTCGAACTGGATGGCCCGCGGCGCGAAGACGTTCCACAGCACCCAGACGATGATGATCACCGTCATCCAGACGATGAACCGCCCGGTGCCCAGGAACCGCGCCACCCGCTCGGAGAGCTTGCCGAACGCGTCCGGGTCGTAGGACGGCAGCAGGCTGCGGCGCGGCTCGCGCGGCTGGTCCAGCCGGTTCTTGCGGGGGCGCCCGGTCGCCGTCGCGCCCGAGGGGTGGCGCGTGCGCTCGCGCTCGTCAGCGGCCATCGGGTGCCTCCGCGCGCTCGTCCGCCCCGCGGCCGTCGGCGCCGTCGTCCGGCTCGGTACCGTCCTCAGCGCCGTAGGCCGCGGTCTCCCGCCAGTCGTCGGGCAGCAGGTGGTCCAGCACGTCGTCCACGGTCACCGCGCCCAGCAGCGAGCCGCTGTCGTCGACCACGGGCGCCGAGATCATGTTGTACGTGGCCAGGAAGCTGGTCACCGACGGCAGCCCGGTGTCCGGCTCCAGCGGTTGCAGGTCGGTGTCCACGATCGAGCCGAGCAGCGTGAACGGCGGGTCGCGCAGCAGCCGCTGGAAGTGCACCAGGCCGAGGTACTTGCCGGTCGGGGTGTCGTCCGGCGGCCGGCACACGTACACCTGGGCGGCCAGCGCCGGGGACAGGTCGGGGTTGCGGATGCGGGCCAGCGCGTCGGCGACCGTCGCGTCCGGGCGCAGCACGATCGGCTCGGTCGTCATCAGCCCGCCCGCGGTGCGCTCCTCGTACGACAGCAGCCGCCGCACGCCCGCGGCCTCCTGGGGCTGCATCAGGGTGAGCAGGCGCTCCTGCTCGTCGGGCGGCAGCTCGGCGAGCAGGTCGGCGGCGTCGTCGGGGTCCATCGCCTCCAGCACGTCGGCGGCCCGCTCCTCCTTCAGCTTGCCGAGGATCTCCACCTGGTCGTCGTCCGGCAGCTCCTCCAGGACGTCGGCGAGCCGGTCGTCGTCGAGGGCGGCGGCCACCTCGCCGCGGCGCTTGGGCGACAGGTGGTGCAGCACGTTCGCCAGGTCGGCCGGGCGCAACTGCTCGAAGGTCGCCACCAGGTTCTCCGCGCCCTGGCCCTCCTCGGCGAGCGAGAACCCGCTGACCACCGACCAGTCCACGGTCAGCGCCTCGCCCCGGCGCCGCAGCGCCCTGCCCCTGCCGCGCCGGACGAAGACCTTGTCGATCTCCCAGTCCCGCCGGGAGGGCAGCTGCGTCATCGACACGTCGAGCACGGTGACCTCGACGGAGGGCGCCTGTCCGGCGGCGGAGCGGGCCGCGGCGGCGGGCGTCTCGGCGGGGGAGCCCGACTCGTCCGTGGCCAGCCGCACCCGGCGGTCCAGCAGCTCGCCCAGCACCAGCGTCTCGGTCGGCCGCTGCTCGAAGCGCCGCATGTTCACCACGCCGGTGGTGATGACCTGCCCGGACTCCACGCCGGTGACCCGCGTCATGGGCAGGAAGATCTGCCGCCGGCTGACCACCTCGACCACCAGGCCGAGCACCCGCGGCGGGCGACCGCGGACACGCAGCATCACGACCACGTCGCGCACCCGTCCGACCTGGTCGCCGTTCGGATCGAAGACGGCGACCCCGGCCAGGTGCGAGACGAAGACCCGGGGGGCTCCTGCCGCCATGTCGGTGGCCTCCTACGGTCCGCGGTGGGCTGCTCCGGTGGGCTGCTCCGGTGCCGGCGGGACGCACCCGCCGCACCGCCACAGGCTACTCCGGGCCGATCTTGCCCGCCCCGCGGGATGGTCCCCGGGAGTAACCCTGCGGTAGCTTCGGGGCGGCCCGCAGCCGCCGTCCCTGGAGGAACCACCCGTGCACCACGGCCGCAGGACACTCGCCGCCGCCCTGACCGTCCTCGGCGCGGGCGGCCTGCTCACCGGCTGCCTCGGCCTCGGCGGCGACCCCGACGCCGGCACCAACGGCGTCGGCAAGCTCCCGGCGGCGACCATCGAGCAGAAGGCGAAGTCCGCGGCCGCGGGAGCCACCGCGGTCCGGCTGGCCGGCACGGTGGTCAGCGGCGGCCGCACCTACCGCCTCGACATGCGGCTGCGCGGCAACGGGGGCGTCGGCGAGGTCAGCAGCAAGGGCGACACCTTCCAACTGCTGCGCGTCGGCGACGACCTCTACCTCAAGGCGGGAGCCGACTTCTACGGCGACGGCGGCACCGACGAGGACAGCAAGGCCGCGGCCCAGAAGCTCAACGGCAAGTACGTCAAGGTGCCCACCACCGACCCGTCCTACCAGCAGTTCTCCGGGTTCACCGACAAGAAGACGCTGCTCGCCGACCTGTTCGTGCTCGACGGCGAGGTCAGGACCGGTGCCCACCGCAAGGTCGGCTCCACCAGGACCATCGCGCTGGACGGGTCCAAGGGCGGGTCCCTGGACATCTCCCTGAAGGGCTCGCCGTACCCGCTGCGCTACGAGCGGGCGGGCGACGCGGGCACGCTGACCCTCTCGGACTGGGGCCAGGACTTCACCCTCGCCGCCCCCGCCAAGTCCGAGGTGCTGGACTACGGCAAGACCGTCGGCAAGTAGCGCGCGCCGCGCCCGGGCGGGGGCGGTCAGGTCCGGCGGCGCCGGGCCAGCAGCTTCGGCAGGCCCGCGGGAGCCGGCCGGCGGGTGGTCGCGGAGGTGGCGGGGGGCACGGCGGCGCCCGAGGAGTCCGGCATCGCGCCCGGGTGCTCCGGCACGCTCCCGGTCGGCGCCAGCCGGAAGACCCGGCACTCGGCCGCCCACCGCGACGGCACCGCCTCGGCGTCGACCGCGTTCAGCCGCTTGCCCTTCAGCTCGGCGACGGCCGCCTCCCAGGGCTCGCCGTGCGGCGCCAGCACCTCCACCCGCGCCGACCAGGTGACCAGCCGGCCGCCCTTGTCCTTGCTGCGGGCGGTCACGGTCGCCGTGCCGCCGTCCGCCAGGTCCGGCACCGGCTGCTCGCCGGGCCCGGCGACCAGGTGCAGGCCCCCGTCCAGCCACAGGTGCCACACGGCCTGGCCGTTGACCCAGACCAGCCCGGACTTCTTCGCGGCCTCCTCCACCAGCGCGGCCAGTTCCTCGTCGGCGGAGGGCTCGGCGGACGGCGCGGGGGAGGGCTGCGTGGACGGCGTCGACATGTGCCCAGGCTAGCGGCGGCGGTCGGCGAGGATCACGAGGGCCAGCCCCCCGAGGATCACCGCGAGCGCCGGGTAGGCGGCCGCCGGCGGGGTCTGGCCGAGCCACAGGCCCGCGATCAGCGCGGCACCCGGGGTCTCCAGCAGGATCGCGGTCGAGGTGGTGGACGGTCCCAGGCCGCGCACCACCCGGTTCAGCAGCGAGTGCCCCAGCAGTTGCGCCGCGACCGTCAGCGCCGCGATCTTCAGCCAGGTCCGCCCGTCGTACCCGCCCAGCGCCGACCCGGAGACCAGGCACGCGCACAGCAGCGCCACCGCCGTGGTCGTGTAGCAGACGAAGGTGTAGGCGGTGGTCGTCGCGGTGCGCCGCACCTCGGAGCCGAGCAGCATGTAGACCGCCGCGGCGAGCCCGGCGCCGAGCGCCAGCGCGTCGCCGGCCAGGGCCCGCCCGTCGGTCGACAGGTCGAGTCCGGTGAGGATCAGCACGCCGACGACGGCGAGCGCGGTGCCGCCCCACACCAGCCGGGGCGGGCGGTGGCCGCGCAGCCGCAGGATCAGCGTGGTCCAGATCGGGGTGGTGGTGACCAGCGCGGTCGAGGTGGCCACCGACGTCATGCCCAGGCTGGGCAGCCACAACCCGAAGTGCGCGGCCAGCACCAGCCCGGCGAGCACCGACAGGCCGGTCGCCCGCCGGCCCATCCGCCGCAGTTCGCCCCGGTGCCGCCACAGCGCCACCGGGGTGAGCACCCCCACCGCCATCGCGTTGCGCCAGAAGGCGATCGCCAGCGCGGGGGCGGCCGTGGCCGCTATCAGCGGCGCGGACAGCGACACCCCGGAGATCGCCACGGCCAGCAGCGCCAGGTCCACCCCGCGCCCGCCCTCGGACGCGCCCGCCTGTGCCGTCGACGCGGCGGCGGGTCGGGCGGCGGTCTGCTCGGGAGTGGTCACCGCACAAGCGTACGGAACGTCCCCGCCCTTCCGGCACCCGCCGGGTCCGACCGGACACACCGGCCGCGCGGCCGGGGCAGGCGCTGGGGCAGGCCCCGGCTAGAGCCAGCCGTTGCGGCGGAACCCGCGGTGGATCGCGTAGCAGATGGCCAGGATCGAGGCGAGCACCACCGGGTAGCTGTACGTCCAGCCGAGTTCGGGCATGTGCTTGAAGTTCATGCCGTACACGCCGGTGATCATCGTCGGCACCGCCAGGATCGCGGCCCACGCGGTGATCTTGCGCATGTCCTCGTTCTGGACGACGGTGGCCTGCGCGAGGTTCGCCTGGAGAATCGAGTTGAGCAGGTCGTCGAAGCCGGTGACCTGCTCGTGCACCCGCGCGACGTGGTCGGC encodes:
- a CDS encoding sec-independent translocase — protein: MFFDIGPLELVALVVLAVLVFGPDKLPKLIQDAMAFIRKVREFSDSAKEDIRRELGPEFKDFEFEDLNPKTFIRKNLINSENDEYGLGELKDLGKSLDLRKDLDVTDLRKDMAEVTDAVNGVKTGVNGSSAASASSAASAGSGAAGAGAAESGGTPDRLRKPGAEEPPPFDTDAT
- a CDS encoding DUF3117 domain-containing protein yields the protein MAAMKPRTGDGPLEVTKEGRSIIMRVPLEGGGRLVVELTPDEADALGDALKKAIV
- a CDS encoding zf-HC2 domain-containing protein — protein: MSSSGSGEQHRPQRPAPAEQHLGDRLAAFVDGELSDDSRDRVMAHLATCAQCKTAAAEQRRLKSVIAGSELPAISAGLLARLQGLPAMDGEDGPGGPTRPRGLSADEAGGPGHRRGPFDGGFFGSRPPVPDPVLSDPGGPDADRSGSGLARSGGARREEYSFLGPAADLVPAGDGRGRGFRVHDSTSRGRRFAFAAAGAFSMAAIAIGSALPMEASMDGGARPDDGPAVSPLSAGQVSDTRGSIPRGVLGAEREEQQRRGRTVLASATSVPLIAPVQQASDHSFPLR
- a CDS encoding magnesium transporter MgtE N-terminal domain-containing protein, which produces MAAGAPRVFVSHLAGVAVFDPNGDQVGRVRDVVVMLRVRGRPPRVLGLVVEVVSRRQIFLPMTRVTGVESGQVITTGVVNMRRFEQRPTETLVLGELLDRRVRLATDESGSPAETPAAAARSAAGQAPSVEVTVLDVSMTQLPSRRDWEIDKVFVRRGRGRALRRRGEALTVDWSVVSGFSLAEEGQGAENLVATFEQLRPADLANVLHHLSPKRRGEVAAALDDDRLADVLEELPDDDQVEILGKLKEERAADVLEAMDPDDAADLLAELPPDEQERLLTLMQPQEAAGVRRLLSYEERTAGGLMTTEPIVLRPDATVADALARIRNPDLSPALAAQVYVCRPPDDTPTGKYLGLVHFQRLLRDPPFTLLGSIVDTDLQPLEPDTGLPSVTSFLATYNMISAPVVDDSGSLLGAVTVDDVLDHLLPDDWRETAAYGAEDGTEPDDGADGRGADERAEAPDGR
- a CDS encoding Mrp/NBP35 family ATP-binding protein, producing MATALHGSTPTGTPTDDAVRAALATVDDPEIHKPITELGMVKSVDIADDGSVAVTVYLTVSGCPMRDEISGRVTAAVEGVAGVTSVRVELDVMSDEQRRELAASLRGGQAEKEIPFAQPGSLTRVYAVASGKGGVGKSSVTVNLAAAMAADGLKVGVVDADIYGHSVPRMLGAEGRPTQVENMIMPPSANGVKVISIGMFTPGNAPVVWRGPMLHRALQQFLADVYWGDLDVLLLDLPPGTGDIAISVAQLMPNAEILVVTTPQQAAAEVAERAGSIAVQTHQKIVGVVENMAGMPCPHCDEVVEVFGTGGGDRVAEGLSRTTGTTVPVLGRIPIDVRLREGGDDGTPVTLAAPDSPAGAALRGIAGKLTNRSRGLAGMSLGITPRNKF
- a CDS encoding DUF1003 domain-containing protein; this encodes MAADERERTRHPSGATATGRPRKNRLDQPREPRRSLLPSYDPDAFGKLSERVARFLGTGRFIVWMTVIIIVWVLWNVFAPRAIQFDHYPFIFLTLMLSLQASYAAPLILLAQNRQDDRDRVNLEQDRKQNERSIADTEYLTREVAALRMGLGEVATRDWIRSELQDLVKEIEERRQESERHGTERHGTGRQGADRHGTGRQGADRQRPTRDEGDGRGR
- the sigE gene encoding RNA polymerase sigma factor SigE, whose amino-acid sequence is MVGALLETTRADRGGAAVTGDRGMLDRFRKSTGQPKSVTDTADDSSRTTDSATATATFATDGDGPTWTPPSWEEIVSTHSARVYRLAYRLTGNQHDAEDLTQEVFVRVFRSLSTYTPGTFEGWLHRITTNLFLDMVRRRQRIRFDALGDDAAERLPSREPSPAQHFSDTHFDADVQQALDTLAPEFRAAVVLCDIEGLSYEEIAATLGVKLGTVRSRIHRGRSHLRKALEHRAPGARPAPALAATAPKPLEGGRA
- a CDS encoding DMT family transporter → MTTPEQTAARPAAASTAQAGASEGGRGVDLALLAVAISGVSLSAPLIAATAAPALAIAFWRNAMAVGVLTPVALWRHRGELRRMGRRATGLSVLAGLVLAAHFGLWLPSLGMTSVATSTALVTTTPIWTTLILRLRGHRPPRLVWGGTALAVVGVLILTGLDLSTDGRALAGDALALGAGLAAAVYMLLGSEVRRTATTTAYTFVCYTTTAVALLCACLVSGSALGGYDGRTWLKIAALTVAAQLLGHSLLNRVVRGLGPSTTSTAILLETPGAALIAGLWLGQTPPAAAYPALAVILGGLALVILADRRR
- a CDS encoding O-methyltransferase, with amino-acid sequence MQGEHRTRGAAIIGNRQASWAFADAFVAEDDALVDARARSHAAALRAVSPGTGAALRLLAGACDAKAVVEIGTGAGVSGIHLMRGMRPDGVLTTVDSEPDRQQLARQAYREAGIAANRARFICGRALDVLPRLTDGGYDLVFCDADRLECLAYLDESLRLLRPGGVLCFEGTFAQGRALDAAHQDAESVHLRELMRAVRDSPRLAPVLLPTDDGLLCAVRRA